The Arthrobacter sp. Marseille-P9274 DNA segment GGCCCTTCCGAGGCTGCGGGGAAAGACGCGGGCCGACGGCGGGAGGCCACGACGGCCACGGCCGCCCGGCAGCTGTGGAAAACCAGCGGGGACGGCGGCGGCGTTCGGGGAATTCCCGGCGGGACGCAATGCGGCTCAACATTCTTGGAGCCGCGCCGGACAGGCTGGCAGAATAGCAAGGACCATCCCGAGCGGCTGAGAGATCTGGCTCTTTGACGCCGCAGCAACCCTCCGGACCTCCCCGTCCCGGAAAGGTGCTACCGCCAGAAGCGATGGAGAGAGCGCAAGCAATCTTTGATCCGGATGGCGTCGGCCGTTCGGCAGGCGCCTGATGGACCGTCATTACCCGGGATTCCCGTTCACGCGCTTTAAGCGCCGACCATCAAGGAATTCGCCATGAGCACGACCGTCAACACCACCGTGGCCAACCTCGAAACCCCGCTGAAGTTCGCCTACTGGGTTCCCAACGTCTCCGGCGGCCTCGTCGTCTCCACGATCGAGCAGCGCACCAGCTGGGACTTCGACTACAACAAGAAGCTCGCCCGCATCGCGGAGAACTCCGGCTTCGAGTACGCCCTGACCCAGACCCGCTACGCCGCCAGCTACGGCGCGGACAAGCAGCATGAGGCCACCAGCTTCTCGCTCGCCCTGCTCGGCGCCACCGAGCGGCTCAACGTCATCTCCGCCGTCCACCCGGGCATGTGGCACCCCGGCGTCCTCGCCAAGTTCATCATCACCGCGGACCACATCTCCGGCGGCCGCGCCGCAGTGAACATCGTGTCCGGGTGGCTGAAAGACGAGTTCGTCAACTTCGGCCTCGAATGGCTCGAGCATGACGAGCGCTACGTCCGTACCGAAGAGTTCATCAACGTGCTCCGCGGCCTGTGGACCCAGCAGAACTACAGCCAGTCCGGCAAGTACTACAACATCAAGGACTTCACTCTGAACCCGGCTCCGGTGGACGTCCCGGGCCGCGCCCATCCGGAGATCTTCTTCGGCGGCAATTCCACCGCCGCCCAGGCCGCCGCCGGCCGCACCGCGGACTGGTACTTCTCCAACGGCAAGGACCTCGAGGGCTTCAAGGACAACATCGCCGGAGTCCGCGCCGCCGCTGCCACCGTCAACCGCACCCCGAAATTCGGCCTCAACGGCTTCGTCATCGCCCGCGGCACCGAGGCGGAAGCCAGGGACACCCTCCGCGAGATCGTCGAGAAGGCGCACCGCCCCGCCGTCGAAGGTTTTGCCGCCGCGGTCAAGGAAGCCGGCCAGTCCACCCGGGACGGCAAGGGCATGTGGGCGGATTCTACGTTCGAGGACCTCATCCAGTACAACGACGGCTTCAAGACCGGACTCATTGGTACACCCGAGCAGATCGCCGAACGTATTGTTGAGTTCAAGAAGATCGGCGTGAACCTCATGCTGACCGCCTACCTGCACTTCCAGGAGGAAGTCGAGGCGTTCGGCCGCGACGTACTGCCGATCGTCCGCGAACTCGAGGCGGATCTCGCACGCGCCAACGGCACCGAGCTCAACACGGCGCTGCTGCCCGCCACCAACTTCGAAGGAGCTGCCCTCTAAATGGCTGAACGCACATTCGGCTTCCGCACCCGGGCCCTGCACGCCGGCGGAACCCCCGACGCCGAGCACGGCGCCCGGGCGGTGCCCATCTACCAGTCCACGTCCTTCGTCTTCAAGGACACGGACGACGCCGCCAACCTCTTTGCGCTGCAAAAGTACGGCAACATCTACTCCCGTATCGGCAACCCCACGGTCGCCGCGTTCGAGGAGCGGATCGCCTCGCTCGAGGGCGGGATCGGCGCGGTCGCCACGTCGTCGGGCATGGCCGCGGAGTTCATCACCTTCGCCGCGCTGGCCGGCGCCGGGGACCACATCGTCGCCTCCTCGAAGCTATACGGCGGCACCATCACCCAGCTGGACGTGACCCTGCGCCGCTTCGGCGTCGAGACCACGTTCATCGACAGCACGGACCCGGCGGACTTCGCCGCGGCCATCGGCGAGAACACCAAGGCCGTCTACACGGAGATCGTGGCGAACCCGTCCGGCGACATCGCGGACCTTGAGGGCCTGGCCAAGGTAGCACACGACGCCGGTATTCCGCTGGTCGTGGACGCCACCTTGAGCACGCCG contains these protein-coding regions:
- the sfnG gene encoding dimethylsulfone monooxygenase SfnG; the protein is MSTTVNTTVANLETPLKFAYWVPNVSGGLVVSTIEQRTSWDFDYNKKLARIAENSGFEYALTQTRYAASYGADKQHEATSFSLALLGATERLNVISAVHPGMWHPGVLAKFIITADHISGGRAAVNIVSGWLKDEFVNFGLEWLEHDERYVRTEEFINVLRGLWTQQNYSQSGKYYNIKDFTLNPAPVDVPGRAHPEIFFGGNSTAAQAAAGRTADWYFSNGKDLEGFKDNIAGVRAAAATVNRTPKFGLNGFVIARGTEAEARDTLREIVEKAHRPAVEGFAAAVKEAGQSTRDGKGMWADSTFEDLIQYNDGFKTGLIGTPEQIAERIVEFKKIGVNLMLTAYLHFQEEVEAFGRDVLPIVRELEADLARANGTELNTALLPATNFEGAAL